The Amaranthus tricolor cultivar Red isolate AtriRed21 chromosome 2, ASM2621246v1, whole genome shotgun sequence genome contains the following window.
aatagtatatatagagaaTTTAGTGGCATATATTAGACTCTTTAGTAGCATtataaaaaatcacactaaagctTTTTATGACATAGAATCTAGTGATATATGTCaaaaatgtcactatagactttagtaacaattatatatgccagtaaagaccaaataaagtgtcactaaatcactttatagtggaactaaaaataaaaaccaataattattacactaaaaatattaatcattgacattttttaatgccactaaatctaatgtcgcaaaaagttaaatttgttgtagtgtgATTCTCCTTCAAACTCTAGTTTTAATTGTTCAATGTTAATTGATCTTTATTTCATCTTGTAATACCTTAACTTGCTGAGGTTTGTTACTCGTACTCTTCACTTTACTTTGAATATTCATATCAAACTCTTGACACGCAAACACGAGTATTACATTTGAACTGTTAAACACTTCTATTGATCTAGTTCAAAATATTATAGGCCGAGGGAAATGGATTAGGTGAGAATCAAATCAAAGGTCTTGCCTGAGTGAgtaatatttgattttcaattgaGATAAAATCCAATTCTCTCGTCTTAATTCTTATAGATTATAAAGATGAGATATCAACATAATTATTTACATAtgctttttcattattttttaaaattaatattaatataaataatatatttgatattttaaatatttttagaattatatatattatgaccTAATTTTTCTATTGACCCCAAATCTTAAAATCATTTTGTTGCACGAGAATGGGGTGTGATGTATTATGGTTACATAGTGCTTTATTGCAACTTTAAGtttgttaataataaatgttAGAGATACTAGAAAGTAGTCGGTAATTGGTGATTTCACAAGCTAAGTAACGTCTTCTAGCAACTTGTTAATTGTTACTATTTGGTTGTTTCCAATTTGTactctttaaatatttttttaaaaaatctttttatcaaattaaacaaattcaaagaaacgAAGAAATAGCTATtttgtaattctttttaaagcattactttttatattctaacattCTATATCTCTGTCCCTTAAATTTTGTGCATGTAccacaaaagaaaatttggaTCGACTTGTGATGTGACACGATCGACATGTCGGTCAAGCACAACACGTGCCTTCATGTGTTGTATTCAGACACAATACAACATGAGTTGTGTGTTGTTAGGCCTGATCAGGCACGACccattttcatatttaattatttatcattcaaaaaaaaaaggtttagaGAACTGGCTAGGACAACCCAGAGTTTTCTTTACCtatttgtaaaaataatttatcacTTACAAATACATTTTTAGTTAAACTTTTATGTGAAGAAAGGAGTTGATCctgttaaaatatatattatttttgtcaataatatatttttcgtctaaatattattttttatatttgtttttatattctAAAGATAGAAGATATAAGATTTTTTATCATGATAATAAATTGttgatttatgaaaatatttttattgattttattttagtgttaatggtagaaataattatatattgataaaataattgtttttgtATTTATGCATAGACCTCAGAGGTAGGCCTGAATAGTCTTGTATATTTGATTAGATTCATTGAAATACCACGACAAATATTCTTATCATTGATAtcagattaataataataaataaattattttattaatatatctaTTCATTCTGATTAGAGAAATTCACATTTGCCTAACTAGGCTGATTTATGACATTATCCTAATTGATTTTTGTGCTaatctaatttgattattagttaGGAAAGTTTAAATTTGTGTGATTTTTTTCTAACAttagttgatcattgatctaatTTTTTCCCCTCATTTTATTTCATCCCTTTTTACCTTTTGATTTGATTGAagatttaatttagttttgtattttgtttattcattttaactAGTTATTATTACAGGATAGACTAAGCATGGCAAAAATTGAACCTATAATTTGACTACTAAGAAAGTAATCGATACTTCCTAcaactaaaacaaaatttaattttcaaactgatataatttattatagtttAAATGGAGATTTCTAACtaatttgatcatttttatttattattaattgtgtGTAAATTAATTGCTCATTTCCCCTTTTTTAGATTGTTAAAAGAATTGGTTTTAATATGAATTTAATTGATTCTTGATGacttatatacttttatatgtTGGTtaaatagaaaatcataaacaataacatttattttgcaaataactataaaaagaaaaaataaataatattaaaataaaaaatatgaaaaagataaaacaaaTTCTTAAAAGTCCTCCTATAAAATGTagcacaaaaaaataatttactactttattaaataactattatttatttataaatccaggtttattaaatttttaaagtaaagATGATTTAACCCATAAGGGCAATGACATAATcctaaacaataattatatgaTGTGGCAGATTTAATATTAAACCAAATgagtaaaaatcaaatttaaaaggtaagtaaaaattttatacattaaagcCCTAATCAATCTAAAAGAAGATAAAGAGAATAGCTCTTAAGTATATTGCTAACGGTTAATTAGTAAGGAATAAGATTATATTTCAAACTTGGAATTATATaaacatttattattatattgcttaatatattatatgtagaATAATTTTTGGAATCTATCATTAAAATCACgaatcaaatatattatgttatttatttgtttaatataCTTCCTAATTTactttttcaaatatattactCCTATTTTTAGACTTCTAGTTAACGAACTCTTTGAGGGCGTTCCTTAGCGCTTTAATTTGCCATAACTTAATCACttcatttttataaatttgttaGCGATGATCAATTTATAaggtgttttaaaaaaaatagtttgttGGTCAATTTTAGGAGTAGATTATTTAAGTGTAAAATAAATTGGTAATCAAACTATCTAATATTACtctctctatttttatttattttttctcatttatttttgcaCACATCCCAATACaaacataaaatccaaataaaattaattgttatttttttaaaattacaaaaaataatgtttagaaaatatatattgagacgaatctatcGAAATTctacatgaatatgtttttttaatatagaTTAATGAGAAATCATGATCAAAATTTGatactaaaattcgtaaattctattttaagaagaatatataaaaaagaaaaaaaataatatttattaaattaattttaatttattattataaataagctaattTACAACAAATTATGTAGTATTAAGCATAAAATTAGGTCATCAAAATAGTTAGTTCAAATCAATCCCTTCGATCAATGAGTCGTTTAGCAACTTGGTCAACTCTAGAAAAGAATCCCGAGTTAAGGGGAGCGTATAAATACACTCCTATTCTCTTGTTATCATTTTCACTAGTTTTCCGTTCATTACACTTCTCTTTCTTCTCTTCATTCAACAATCttaaaatctcaattttaattccttttttttttccatccaTATTCGCCTCTTTTTggtacaaatttctctcttttatacatttattttgtttgttatgaTAAATGATCATACGTTTTACTTTTGATTcgttgtttttttttcaaatttatgaTGTTACATCGAGTTATTTGACTTaaaaccctaataataatagtaaattttGTTCAGCACTTGCAGAAATTAGGGTTTGGTTTACTCTATTCATATATGATTTTAGTTTTTCCACTGTGTAACTGCTGAATTgtctttgattttgatttttgacgATTGTTTTTGTGaggtttttgttttgatttctgGGTTTTCCCCAATCTTAATATAGCTTCTGTATGCTTTgtagaattttttatttctgaattttgtttgaaagagttgaaaattttaaagattGGTGGGTTTTTAAGTAATTGCGGCGAAACAACAACAACGCGAAAAGCTTTATTTCAAAAgattattttttgttgtttattcgGAGAAAATtgcttgttttattttaaaatgcgGTTGTTTATCTGAATTTTCACTTTTGAAATAATGAAATTCTAGCTGCAATTTTCTAATTTCAACCCTTTCACTTTATCTGCGGCTCCATATAACCATATTTTTTCCGATTTTGTTGGAAGTTATGCTAATATTTGGCTATTTAGGTTTAATGGGTAGGTATGAAATACATTATCTTTCTGATTATGTgaattatgaaataaaatttgttaGTTTTTGAAGGGGTTTATAGAACCAATTCCTTCTGTGTAtgactaacaagggtaaggctACGTATATACAGTCCCTAAATTATGTTTAGGTGGGAGCTAATAGATACATTGGGGTAATGTAGATGTGTTTAAGCTTTGTCATGGAAGATTTCtcatgttgatttattttggtTCCTATTGTGAACACTATCCAGACCCTACCTCCTTGGGCGGGATTTGTTGAGATGATAATATTGATAGTGATTATTGAGACAAATGCACATAATTGTTGAATTTTGTATGCTCACAGCTCAATGCCTGCTGTCTAATCTATGATTGAACATTATCAACAATATGTGGTGTGTTCAAGCTTATTTACTGAAGATTCATCAcattaattgatttgttttgggtCATGTGGTACACCTATATTGTTGGGCGTAATGTCCATTGTTGTTAGATTTCATATACTCAGTGCTTGCTGTATATAACTGAAAACTCTTATTAATATGTGGTGTGATTTAAGCTCTATTACCGACGGAATGATCTCTTACAGGCTTACATTGATTTGTTTTGGGTCATATAGTAAACCTATATATTGTTGGGCTTAATGTGCATTGTTGATTGAGTTAATATACTCTTATCAATATGtggtgtttttaagctttattatcGACGATCCCTTacattgttttgttttgggTCTGGGGTCATATAATGAACTCTATATTTTTGTGAATTGAGATTAAGGTGTGCTGTTGTTGCCCTGTAGTGTGATTGTATTTGAGCAGTTTTTGATGGACCCTTTATGTAGGCTTCCTGTGCACGAGGATTTTTTAAAATACCTGCAAGATGACTTGTGAAAGTCTTGACCCACCTGACAATGATAAAGAAACATTTGAAGAGGTTGATCCGACTGGTCGATTTGGCCGATATTCTGACCTTCTTGGTGCTGGAGCTGTGAAGAAAGTGTATAGAGCATTTGATCAGCAGGAAGGAATCGAGGTTGCTTGGAACCTAGTTAAGCTTAATAATTTCAGTCAAGACCCATCGGTTGGCGATCGACTTGTCAAGGAAGTTCAGTTGCTCAGTCAACTAAGGAACACTTATATCATCACTCTTATTGATGTTTGGAAGAATTCCGAGCGTAACACTTTGAATTTCATTACTGAGATTTGTACCTCAGGGAATTTGAGAGAATACAGGAAGAGACATCGTCATGTGTCGATTAGAGCTTTGAAGAAATGGTCAAAACAGGTACTCAAGGGTTTGGTCTACCTGCATACACATGAACCTTGTGTTATTCACAGGGACCTTAATTGCAGCAACATCTTTATAAACGGAAATGTTGGTGAGGTATATATACTCCACCTTGTAACAACTCGTTAAATTATGTGcgcatatttttttatatgaagttgaagatgttgttTGCTATCAAGTAAAGCTTACGTAATGTGTACATTCGACCACTAAACCCCACCTAGACCGGAGCCTTTTAATGGCGTTGGGTTACTAAATGTTAGGCTTACTCAAAAGTAGTTCCTGGTTTCCCTGCTTTTGTGTGATTAACACTAGTTGTTTCTAAACAAAACTCATTGataattcacaaattcttgtgaaggACGG
Protein-coding sequences here:
- the LOC130806074 gene encoding probable serine/threonine-protein kinase WNK11, translating into MTCESLDPPDNDKETFEEVDPTGRFGRYSDLLGAGAVKKVYRAFDQQEGIEVAWNLVKLNNFSQDPSVGDRLVKEVQLLSQLRNTYIITLIDVWKNSERNTLNFITEICTSGNLREYRKRHRHVSIRALKKWSKQVLKGLVYLHTHEPCVIHRDLNCSNIFINGNVGEVKIGDFGLAATVGTSHVAHSVLGTPEYMAPELYEEDYNELVDIYSFGMCVLEMVTLEIPYNECESVAQIYKRVTNGYKPEAFHKVHDPEVKAFIGKCIGIYTQRPSALQLLADPFFAEVDDDDDNNNNDNST